A section of the Festucalex cinctus isolate MCC-2025b chromosome 7, RoL_Fcin_1.0, whole genome shotgun sequence genome encodes:
- the LOC144023036 gene encoding uncharacterized protein LOC144023036, producing MKRNGTTTMSAVCPCGKVCKNPRGLKIHQTKMGCLTRTQVVQRTGLVPGETQEEPGRESTHSAQTLYAPQALPRFRHSEHRRVLWPAANKGREWHQFDEDLDQILDATARGGADQKLLSMSAMIISIGAERFGVKEQRATRLQGEPNRREVKISQLRQELRLLGRQFKVAREEDKAGLAELRSMVRKRLTTLRRAEWHRRRGRERARRRAAFISNPFGFTKKILGQKRSGHLSCTEEEVNNYLNVSYSDSAREEELGPCRTLITPPEPIVAFNTKEPTLKEVEEVVRAARSNSAPGPSGVPYVVFKRCPRLLKRLWRILRVIWRRGKVAQQWRHAEGVWIPKEESSITIEQFRIISLLSVESKIFFSIVARRMTEFLLRNTYIDTSVQKGGVPKVPGCIEHTGVVTQLIREAREGKGDLAVLWLDLANAYGSIPHKLVEASLDRHHVPDKIKDLILDYYSCFSLRVTSGAVTSAFHRLEKGIITGCTISVVLFSLAMNMLVKSAEVECRGPLSNSGVRQPPIRAFMDDLTVTTTSVPGCRWILQGLVHLISWARMNFKPAKSRSLVVRKGKVSDKFHFFIGDTQIPSVGEKPVKSLGKIYDSTLKDTAALRATSEELGAWLTAVDKSGLPGKFKAWVYQHGILPRLLWPMLVYDVPMTTVECLERKVSSFLRKWLGLPRSLSSIALYGRNNKLTLPFSSLKEEFMVTRAREVLLYRDSSDNRVSSAGIQVKTGRKWCAQEAVDQAESRLRHSELVGPVACGRAGLGSNPRPSYNKAQGKEKRLLIQEEVRAGVEEERCSRTVGMRQQGAWTRWEEAARRKISWTELWRSEPHRIKFLIQSVYDVLPSPSNLHHWGLAENPLCPLCQRVGSLEHILSCCPRALGEGRYRWRHDQVLRVIAETISSGISTSKHQQPARQSIAFVKAGEKPQQHRGEAVGLLATAQDWQLKVDLGKQLKFPENIAVTTLRPDIVLVSETTRQVVLLELTVPWEDRMEEAFERKRAKYEELAGECRSRGWKTRCTPIEVGCRGFAGQSLVWALKMLGVKGLHNRRAIKNISDAAEKASRWLWIKRGDTWSHALKTQAGT from the coding sequence ATGAAACGGAACGGAACAACGACAATGAGTGCAGTCTGTCCATGTGGCAAAGTCTGCAAGAACCCGCGTGGTCTGAAGATCCACCAGACCAAAATGGGATGTCTGACGAGGACGCAGGTGGTGCAACGCACAGGTCTAGTACCTGGTGAGACGCAAGAGGAGCCCGGCCGGGAGTCAACCCACAGTGCCCAGACCCTCTACGCCCCACAAGCCCTACCTCGCTTCAGGCATTCTGAACACCGCCGGGTCTTGTGGCCTGCTGCCAATAAAGGAAGAGAGTGGCACCAGTTTGATGAGGATCTTGACCAAATTCTGGACGCTACTGCAAGAGGAGGAGCAGACCAGAAATTGCTGTCGATGTCCGCTATGATCATCAGCATAGGTGCCGAAAGATTTGGCGTCAAAGAACAACGGGCAACCAGACTCCAAGGGGAGCCAAATCGACGGGAGGTGAAAATCAGCCAGCTGCGGCAGGAGCTTAGACTGCTTGGACGGCAGTTTAAGGTGGCAAGGGAGGAGGATAAGGCTGGGCTAGCAGAGCTCCGTAGCATGGTGAGGAAAAGACTAACCACCCTCCGCCGAGCAGAGTGGCATAGGAGGAGAGGCAGGGAGAGAGCCAGGAGACGGGCAGCCTTCATCTCAAACCCCTTCGGCTTCACCAAGAAGATCCTCGGGCAGAAAAGAAGCGGCCATCTCTCCTGCACcgaagaggaagtcaacaacTACCTCAATGTCTCCTATAGTGACAGTGCAAGAGAGGAAGAACTTGGGCCATGCAGAACCTTGATAACCCCGCCAGAACCCATCGTGGCATTTAACACCAAAGAGCCAACTTTGAAAGAAGTTGAGGAGGTTGTCAGGGCAGCTAGATCAAATTCAGCACCAGGCCCTAGTGGAGTGCCATATGTAGTCTTCAAGAGGTGCCCCAGACTCTTGAAGAGGCTATGGAGGATCCTCAGGGTCATCTGGAGAAGGGGGAAGGTTGCCCAGCAGTGGAGACATGCAGAGGGTGTATGGATTCCAAAGGAGGAGAGCTCAATAACTATCGAGCAATTCAGAATCATCTCACTCCTCAGCGTAGAAAGCAAGATATTCTTCAGTATTGTTGCCCGGCGCATGACGGAGTTCCTCCTGAGGAATACATACATTGACACCTCGGTGCAGAAGGGAGGAGTTCCAAAGGTCCCAGGATGCATTGAGCACACGGGAGTTGTCACCCAGCTGATCCGGGAGGCACGAGAGGGCAAAGGAGACCTGGCAGTCCTTTGGCTTGACCTCGCCAATGCCTACGGGTCTATCCCACACAAGCTGGTGGAAGCCTCGCTTGATCGACACCATGTCCCAGACAAGATCAAGGACCTCATACTGGACTATTACAGCTGTTTCAGTTTGAGAGTCACTTCTGGAGCTGTGACATCTGCGTTTCATCGCCTTGAGAAGGGCATCATCACGGGGTGTACCATTTCTGTGGTGTTGTTTTCCTTGGCTATGAATATGCTGGTGAAGTCAGCAGAAGTGGAATGCAGAGGACCACTAAGCAACTCAGGTGTGCGACAGCCCCCCATCAGAGCGTTCATGGATGATCTGACGGTAACGACAACATCAGTCCCGGGTTGTAGATGGATCCTCCAAGGCCTCGTGCATCTCATCAGCTGGGCCAGGatgaacttcaagccagccaagtCCAGGTCTCTGGTGGTGAGGAAGGGGAAAGTCTCAGACAAGTTCCACTTCTTTATAGGAGACACCCAGATTCCATCAGTGGGAGAGAAGCCAGTTAAGAGCCTGGGGAAGATCTACGATAGCACCTTAAAGGACACCGCAGCACTCCGTGCAACTTCAGAGGAGTTGGGGGCCTGGCTGACAGCGGTGGATAAGTCAGGGCTACCAGGCAAGTTTAAAGCTTGGGTATACCAACATGGCATCTTGCCTCGACTCCTCTGGCCAATGCTGGTCTACGACGTGCCAATGACCACCGTCGAGTGCCTCGAGAGGAAGGTTAGCTCTTTCTTGAGGAAGTGGCTGGGCCTTCCACGAAGCCTCAGCAGCATCGCACTGTACGGGAGGAACAACAAGTTGACTCTGCCCTTCAGCAGTCTGAAGGAGGAGTTTATGGTGACCCGAGCGAGAGAGGTGCTGCTGTATAGGGACTCAAGCGACAACAGAGTCTCCTCGGCTGGCATACAGGTGAAGACCGGCAGGAAGTGGTGCGCTCAAGAGGCAGTCGACCAGGCTGAGTCCCGCCTGCGGCACAGCGAGCTGGTGGGACCAGTGGCATGCGGACGAGCAGGACTTGGGAGCAACCCAAGACCTTCCTACAACAAGGCACAGGGGAAGGAGAAGCGCCTGCTTATCCAGGAAGAGGTTCGGGCAGGGGTGGAAGAAGAGCGCTGCAGTAGGACAGTAGGAATGCGGCAGCAGGGGGCGTGgacccggtgggaagaggcagCTCGCCGGAAGATCTCGTGGACAGAGCTTTGGCGATCTGAGCCACACCGGATCAAGTTCCTCATCCAGTCGGTCTACGACGTCCTACCAAGCCCATCCAATCTCCACCACTGGGGCCTGGCTGAGAACCCACTGTGCCCGCTTTGCCAAAGGGTCGGATCGCTGGAGCACATCCTGAGTTGCTGCCCACGAGCACTGGGAGAGGGACGTTACCGCTGGCGTCACGACCAAGTGCTGCGAGTCATTGCGGAGACCATCAGCTCAGGGATCTCCACCAGCAAACACCAACAGCCAGCAAGGCAATCCATCGCCTTCGTTAAAGCTGGGGAGAAACCACAGCAGCATCGGGGTGAAGCAGTTGGTCTCCTGGCAACAGCCCAGGACTGGCAGTTGAAAGTCGACCTAGGGAAACAGCTCAAGTTCCCAGAGAACATCGCGGTGACCACACTCAGGCCTGACATCGTCCTTGTGTCAGAAACAACAAGGCAAGTGGTCCTGCTGGAATTGACTGTTCCCTGGGAAGACAGGATGGAGGAGGCTTTTGAGAGGAAGAGAGCCAAGTATGAGGAGCTGGCAGGTGAATGCCGAAGTAGGGGATGGAAGACCCGGTGCACTCCCATAGAGGTCGGATGCAGAGGATTCGCTGGTCAGTCACTCGTCTGGGCACTCAAGATGTTGGGGGTGAAGGGTCTGCACAACAGGCGAGCCATCAAGAACATCAGTGACGCAGCAGAGAAGGCGTCAAGATGGCTGTGGATCAAGCGGGGTGACACGTGGTCACATGCTCTTAAGACACAAGCCGGGACTTGA
- the she gene encoding SH2 domain-containing adapter protein E, with product MAKWFRDFPINLKNGNERVRSASESGSQTRHKPSFSRDSLKGTPRKDNGVAALLAGRNRKNSATELGRNHNTGSAGGTVWETLAPGKNRKNSSKVEAPEEKAQARTTSLAQAYISRMIKVDKQEKTPKLNGKSEQIKTDNDSGRSAIKTTLIILEDYADPFDAEKTKEQREAERAGVNDGYMEPYDAQVIITEVRRRGSKDLLKVCVLLDRGQAAAKGEEGRPPPPNIYDTPYEGRLEGDSEGVWIPVTRPESDIRPAAEYELPWEWRKEDIVRALSAQFEAVDCSAKEIGRQQQQQTLRQKNWTHKTLVSTSSSSSSSSPSFPSSPILKLSPITNSTPSFPTLRLSPSSSPNKPPSPTSPNAPLDGEAAKVDPGLPLDKQSWYHGSVSRQQAEAQLQRCREASFLVRDSESGTSKYSIALKTSQSCVHIIVAQTKSNKGLGYTLDQSSCIFASIPELVHHYRTHRLPFTGAEHMTLQHAVQRSHL from the exons ATGGCAAAATGGTTCAGAGACTTCCCCATCAACCTGAAGAACGGCAACGAACGAGTCCGCTCGGCCTCCGAATCAGGCTCACAAACACGACACAAACCTTCATTCTCCCGCGACAGTCTGAAGGGAACTCCGCGTAAAGATAACGGAGTGGCTGCTTTGCTGGCAGGGAGAAATAGGAAGAATTCGGCCACGGAGTTGGGCCGTAACCACAACACGGGTTCTGCAGGTGGAACCGTGTGGGAAACTCTGGCGCCTGGGAAAAATAGGAAGAACTCCTCCAAGGTGGAGGCGCCCGAGGAGAAGGCTCAGGCGAGAACCACCAGCCTGGCTCAGGCTTACATCAGCAGGATGATCAAAGTGGACAAGCAGGAGAAGACCCCCAAACTGAACGGGAAAAGTGAGCAGATAAAAACAGACAATGACAGTGGACGCTCTGCCATCAAAACAACA CTGATTATCCTCGAGGACTACGCAGATCCTTTCGATGCGGAGAAAACCAAAGAACAGAGGGAGGCGGAGCGAGCTGGAGTGAATGATGGTTACATGGAGCCTTATGACGCCCAGGTGATCATCACAG AGGTTCGCCGCCGGGGCTCCAAGGACCTCCTCAAAGTGTGCGTGCTGCTTGACCGAGGCCAGGCGGCGGCAAAGGGCGAGGAGGGCCGGCCCCCGCCGCCCAACATCTACGACACGCCGTACGAAGGCAGACTGGAGGGCGACAGCGAGGGCGTGTGGATCCCCGTCACGCGGCCGGAGTCTGACATCCGTCCGGCCGCCGAGTACGAGCTGCCCTGGGAGTGGAGGAAGGAGGACATTGTTCGAGCGCTGTCGG CTCAGTTTGAGGCAGTGGATTGTTCTGCTAAAGAGATTGGTcgccaacagcagcagcagactTTGAGGCAGAAGAACTGGACGCACAAAACACTGGTGTCCACctcttcatcctcatcctcctcctcgccCTCTTTTCCCTCCTCGCCCATTCTCAAGCTTTCCCCGATAACAAATTCCACCCCGTCGTTCCCCACCCTGAGACTCTCACCCTCTTCCAGCCCCAACAAACCTCCCTCTCCTACCTCGCCCAACGCCCCACTGGATGGGGAGGCGGCCAAAGTGGACCCCGGCCTACCACTGGACAAGCAGAG CTGGTACCATGGCAGCGTGAGCCGGCAGCAGGCTGAGGCTCAGCTGCAGCGCTGCAGGGAAGCCAGCTTCCTGGTGAGAGACAGCGAATCAGGAACCAGCAAGTACTCCATCGCTCTCAA GACCAGTCAGAGCTGCGTGCATATCATCGTGGCCCAAACGAAGAGCAACAAGGGCCTGGGATACACTCTGGATCAGAGTAGCTGCATCTTCGCCAGCATTCCTGAGCTGGTGCATCACTACCGCACGCACAGACTTCCCTTCACCGGGGCCGAGCACATGACCCTGCAGCACGCCGTGCAAAGATCACATTTATAA